From one Pecten maximus chromosome 8, xPecMax1.1, whole genome shotgun sequence genomic stretch:
- the LOC117333053 gene encoding potassium voltage-gated channel protein Shaw-like, whose product MERVVLNVGGRVFETTFDTLHSKPDTRLGKLSRDSKEFCKETEQFFFDRNPDFFNSVLDFYRTGELHLPIFYCGATLRHELSFWELHEENLSACCLQVYYKFDNDKDTLKTLETYLSVKDLDYTDAQCGASAFVRVKRAIWLFLDQPNSSFLAQMFSFLYFFVVVVSIFIFLFGSHPSFRADIDLSQYDNVTLFYLMSEIDWENPKERLTYLTEVYSPLVYIEWSCLFFFTVELVLHFLTSPNKNRFFGSWLNVLDTFLVAAMLTVLGMEINIQAVTSSTAGGIIYLLLKSAIICRLFRLFRLVRQYSALKILSITLRSSLKELLLLLVVFFMSVTIFAGFVYYAEFEEPTTFPDLFVAVWWAIITMTTVGYGDQYPKTLLGRAVGICCAMCGILLLSMPIAVVASNFSDLHLRNKDRERFLAKDKKKTKSSVSPISKGKLTETMCEKETSVI is encoded by the exons ATGGAGAGAGTGGTTTTAAATGTCGGCGGCAGAGTGTTTGAAACCACTTTTGATACATTACATTCTAAGCCTGACACAAGACTAGGAAAACTGTCAAGGGACTCCAAGGAATTCTGTAAAGAAACAGAACAATTTTTCTTTGACAGGAATCCTGATTTCTTTAACTCGGTACTAGATTTCTACAGAACAGGCGAACTTCATTTGCCTATTTTTTACTGTGGTGCCACCTTGCGGCATGAGTTGTCGTTTTGGGAGTTACACGAGGAGAACTTGTCAGCCTGTTGTCTGCAGGTGTACTACAAATTTGATAATGACAAAGACACTCTAAAAACTCTGGAAACTTATCTTTCTGTCAAGGACCTAGACTACACCGACGCACAGTGTGGAGCTAGCGCGTTCGTCCGTGTAAAGAGAGCAATATGGCTGTTTTTGGACCAACCAAATTCTTCTTTTCTAGCTCAG ATGTTCAGCTTCCTGTATTTCTTCGTGGTGGTGGTTTCCATTTTCATATTCCTGTTTGGATCCCATCCCTCCTTCCGTGCCGACATTGATCTCAGTCAATACGACAACGTGACACTGTTTTACCTGATGTCCGAAATCGACTGGGAGAACCCTAAGGAACGACTGACTTATCTAACGGAGGTTTACTCGCCACTTGTTTACATTGAATGGTCGTGTCTCTTCTTCTTTACAGTCGAGCTAGTCCTCCACTTCCTCACTTCTCCCAACAAGAACCGCTTTTTTGGCAGCTGGTTGAACGTTCTTGACACGTTCCTCGTTGCTGCAATGCTAACTGTACTCGGAATGGAGATAAATATCCAGGCTGTCACTTCTAGTACTGCGGGTGGCATAATATACCTTCTTCTGAAATCCGCGATAATCTGCAGACTATTTCGGTTGTTTCGACTCGTGAGGCAGTACAGTGCTTTGAAAATTCTATCCATCACTTTGCGATCTAGTCTAAAAGAGTTATTGTTATTGCTCGTGGTGTTTTTTATGTCAGTCACGATATTTGCTGGATTTGTGTATTATGCCGAATTTGAGGAGCCGACTACTTTCCCCGATCTGTTCGTGGCAGTTTGGTGGGCGATTATCACTATGACAACTGTGGGGTATGGGGACCAATACCCAAAAACGCTTCTTGGCCGTGCAGTAGGCATCTGCTGTGCTATGTGTGGCATTCTGCTTCTGTCCATGCCCATAGCTGTTGTTGCATCAAACTTCAGCGATCTTCACTTACGGAATAAAGACAGAGAACGATTTCTCGCAAAAGACAAGAAAAAGACAAAGTCTTCTGTGTCACCAATTTCAAAGGGCAAATTAACAGAAACCATGTGTGAAAAGGAGACAAGTGTCATCTGA